TTGCCTCCTCACATCGTTTTTTAACAACTATTCTCGTGTTCAACAACTATGCCTAAGTTTATTCAAGTCTTAAACATTTCAGCTTTCAATTAATCTTTCCCCTTAATTTATGAGGTTTTGATAATAACATCTACTATTTTGCTATTTATTTCCAGCCACGCTATTTTTTCGAACAACCGGGATTATAATCGCTCGATATTTCCACTCATAATGTCATCCATCTTTTCGCGGAGTTGTTCCTTATCCCAATCCCACCAACAAAGCAACTGCAATTTTTTTATTGTTTCATCATCAAATCGCTTTTTAATCGGCTTTGCCGGCACCCCGCCGACGATTGTATAAGGGGCAACATCTTTTGTGACAACTGCCCTCGTTCCAATGATTGCCCCATTTCCGATATGGACGCCCGACATAATAACCGCTTCGTAACCAATCCAGACATCATTTTCAATTACTATGTTGCCCTTTTTATCCCAAGCTGCGGTCACATCTTTTTGTGCCAGTCCATACGTTTCCCAGAACAGTGGGAATGGATATGTTGACAAAGATTTTAGCGTGTGGTTAGCACTGGTGAAAATGAACTTTGCACCACAGGCAATGGAGCAGAACTTACCAATAATCAATTGATCCTCATTAATGGGATAATGATACAAGACATTGTTTTTTTCAAAGTCAATGGGATTATTTACAAAATCATTGTACATGGTATAATCCCCAACCTTAATATTGGGATTCGTGATCACCGCATTTAAATAGACGGTTTGGCGATCCCCCGTTCGCGGATATCGTTTTTCTTCCGAAATAGACATTTCAAATCCTCCTTATTACTTAGTTGACAGGCTAATTGCGAAAGTGCCGTGAGCTTTGGGCCCAGTTTCACACGAAACAATTTCTACACTGTACGGCGGACAGTTCAATGATCTGTTCGCCTACACGTTACGAAATCGTTTGTGGAAACTGCACCCAAAGCAACCAGTGTTCGATGTTTTTTAATTTCGCAATTACCTAATTTAATTGACTTTTAGATGATCTATTCCGGCAATTACAATGCAACGCTTCATTATTTCACCACCTTAACGATTCTTTTTATTCTTACTCCACAGCCTTGCCTAATTAAACTAAAAACGTTTTTTACCTGATCCTGTTTATTATCGCAGCTAATTTTTTTATCGCTTCTGCAAATTCTTTGCAATTCAAATACGAATACGAGATTCTCAGGGCATTGGTTGGTTTATAATCATAAATATCTCCCAGATTAAGCAACACGTTTACTTTCACAGCTTCTTCAAATAACTTTTGCATCGGTATTTTTTTATTAAAACGCATCCAGATATAAAAACCGCCTTGCGGTATTCGATAAGTGACCTGATCGCCTAAGTATTTATCAATCATCCGAATGGCATGATCTCTGCGCTGCTGCATTTCCTTTCTGATCTGCGCCAGATGTTTTTCGTACATTCCACTGGTGAGAAATTCTGTCAATAGCCATTGCGAAACCGAACTGGCTCCGTAATCCATTTGCATTTTGACATCCCCAAGGCGGTTAA
This is a stretch of genomic DNA from Acetobacterium woodii DSM 1030. It encodes these proteins:
- a CDS encoding CatB-related O-acetyltransferase — encoded protein: MSISEEKRYPRTGDRQTVYLNAVITNPNIKVGDYTMYNDFVNNPIDFEKNNVLYHYPINEDQLIIGKFCSIACGAKFIFTSANHTLKSLSTYPFPLFWETYGLAQKDVTAAWDKKGNIVIENDVWIGYEAVIMSGVHIGNGAIIGTRAVVTKDVAPYTIVGGVPAKPIKKRFDDETIKKLQLLCWWDWDKEQLREKMDDIMSGNIERL